The Dyella caseinilytica genome has a window encoding:
- a CDS encoding TonB-dependent receptor plug domain-containing protein — protein MNIEHQKITLAIRTALVLGSYGLATLAAAQTAAPSQQTSTTTPQTTAAPTTAAQTTAPSPSTPAQNGTPQQPPSSNKTVTLQGVTVTGSLIRSVDVETAQPVTELSHEALQQQGFVSVGSILQNVPSVGSSGTSTQSSLGDIVGQYASLRGLGATRTLILVDGERYTTDIFGQTDLSTIPSSLIDSVEILQDGASSIYGSDAIAGVINIHTKTVDGLYLDTYNSTYSPGNYGKQAQFSLTGGKKFKRGSITFNITAQNINQIMSNQVWYSHHGYFSFPQYPQSVSASDYGTITAATGPASSLSFPLTLNAGQNGLNIANYHPGTFGIQYPSPYFSNDYTNSAPYETLQPSNRLRSYFLKGDYELTDHIKAFFTGTYNTNNAAEALGGNGISPSTTGDGINMATALGLPAGSLGRVWNPTLSPDSYYNPLPGNTLSYSVPFNYPNRVQSINVKQYGFRAGLQGDFSLGENEYDWNVSYADYRYIEDIASSGFVNLVNLYNAEGPSFMDSAGQVVCGTPGHVIGGCVPLNPFLSTGGLTPAEANYLNADTFTHSWSQERQLEANISGDVFTLPQSLGEGDVTFALGADHRDMSGGVTPDINTQLGLNTNLQQGSGEGSYGINEAYAELNVPLLKDMAGAQLLDFDVSHRLSHYTNFGTTNNNSYKLSWKPIDDLLVRASYGTGFRAGSISNLYGGTIQSFTNYTDPCDVVYGYTGNPVVAQRCLNGIANIAGVGAGFRQLNATGVPVTASNSISATPYLTGANPNLKPETSKSYTAGIVYSPSWLSGLNVTLDYYRIRVDDVITLPSADSILNNCYILGETQQCDQFERSSNGQVINLLQAVVNEGFIDERGTDLTLSYLFPDTPVGKFKVDTSATYIDSLYEQTQANGPVVSYNVGTYDPILGPVWRFRDTTNINWSYRDFSATWTVRYFSSLQESCEPDNTNLAEYFPCTDPNGNVQGQQAGLYRQGGLAFNDLQVSWQAPWKGRISLGATDVFNRRAPLSYTGAEAVVGPLGPTGTDGFTQFPYNPIYDIGRVIYLKYDQKLF, from the coding sequence GTGAACATCGAGCATCAGAAGATCACCCTCGCCATACGCACGGCGTTGGTGCTGGGCAGCTATGGGCTGGCAACACTCGCAGCAGCACAAACGGCAGCACCAAGCCAGCAGACATCCACCACGACACCACAAACGACGGCGGCACCAACAACGGCAGCGCAAACGACTGCACCATCGCCATCGACCCCAGCGCAGAACGGAACGCCGCAGCAACCACCCTCCAGCAACAAGACGGTTACCTTGCAAGGCGTTACCGTCACCGGCTCGCTGATTCGCAGTGTGGACGTGGAAACGGCACAGCCCGTTACCGAACTTTCGCATGAAGCACTCCAGCAGCAGGGCTTCGTCAGCGTCGGCTCGATTCTGCAGAACGTGCCATCGGTCGGATCATCTGGTACGAGCACGCAGAGTTCACTCGGCGATATCGTTGGCCAGTACGCCAGTCTGCGCGGCCTCGGCGCGACGCGTACGTTGATTCTCGTTGACGGCGAACGCTACACCACGGATATCTTCGGCCAAACCGACTTGAGCACCATTCCCAGTTCGCTGATCGACAGCGTGGAAATTCTGCAGGACGGTGCATCGTCCATTTACGGTTCCGATGCGATCGCCGGCGTGATCAACATCCACACCAAGACGGTCGATGGCCTGTATCTGGATACCTACAACAGCACGTATTCACCGGGTAACTATGGCAAGCAGGCGCAATTCAGCCTGACCGGCGGCAAGAAGTTCAAGCGCGGTTCGATCACCTTCAACATCACGGCGCAGAACATCAACCAGATCATGTCGAACCAGGTCTGGTACAGCCACCACGGCTATTTCAGCTTTCCGCAATATCCGCAGAGCGTGAGCGCGTCCGATTACGGCACCATCACTGCGGCGACGGGCCCGGCGTCCAGTCTTTCGTTCCCGCTCACGCTCAACGCGGGCCAGAACGGGTTGAACATCGCCAACTACCATCCCGGTACGTTCGGTATTCAATATCCGAGTCCATATTTCAGCAACGACTACACCAATTCCGCACCCTATGAAACGCTGCAACCAAGCAATCGACTGCGTTCGTACTTCCTGAAGGGTGATTACGAACTGACCGATCACATCAAGGCGTTCTTCACCGGTACGTACAACACCAACAACGCCGCCGAGGCCCTGGGCGGCAACGGCATAAGCCCGTCGACGACAGGCGATGGCATCAATATGGCCACGGCGCTGGGCTTGCCCGCCGGCAGTCTCGGCCGAGTCTGGAACCCCACTCTGTCGCCGGACAGCTATTACAACCCGCTGCCGGGCAACACTCTCAGTTACAGCGTGCCGTTTAACTACCCCAATCGTGTTCAGAGCATCAACGTCAAGCAGTACGGTTTCCGTGCCGGTTTGCAAGGCGACTTCTCGCTCGGTGAGAACGAGTACGACTGGAACGTGAGCTACGCTGACTATCGCTACATCGAGGACATTGCCAGTTCGGGCTTCGTCAACCTGGTCAATCTCTACAACGCTGAAGGACCGTCCTTCATGGACTCGGCCGGACAGGTCGTGTGCGGCACTCCGGGCCACGTGATCGGCGGTTGCGTACCGCTCAATCCGTTCTTGAGCACAGGAGGTCTAACACCGGCCGAAGCCAATTACCTCAACGCTGACACGTTCACACATTCGTGGAGTCAGGAACGCCAGCTCGAAGCGAACATCAGCGGTGACGTGTTCACGCTGCCGCAGTCCTTGGGCGAAGGCGATGTCACCTTCGCGCTTGGCGCCGACCACCGTGATATGTCCGGCGGCGTCACACCCGATATCAACACGCAGCTGGGCCTCAACACCAATCTGCAGCAAGGTTCTGGCGAAGGTTCGTACGGCATCAACGAAGCGTATGCCGAGTTGAACGTGCCGCTGCTGAAGGACATGGCCGGTGCACAGCTGCTGGACTTCGACGTATCGCACCGACTGTCGCACTACACCAACTTCGGCACCACCAACAACAACTCGTACAAATTATCGTGGAAACCGATCGATGATCTGTTGGTCCGCGCGAGCTACGGCACCGGCTTCCGTGCCGGGTCGATTTCCAACCTGTACGGCGGCACGATCCAAAGCTTCACCAACTACACCGATCCTTGCGACGTCGTGTACGGCTACACCGGCAACCCGGTGGTCGCGCAGCGCTGCTTGAACGGTATCGCCAACATCGCGGGCGTCGGCGCGGGCTTCCGACAGCTCAACGCAACGGGTGTACCGGTCACCGCTTCCAACTCCATAAGCGCCACGCCTTACTTGACCGGCGCCAATCCCAACCTGAAACCTGAGACTTCCAAGAGCTACACCGCCGGTATCGTCTATAGCCCGAGCTGGTTGAGCGGCCTCAACGTCACGCTCGACTATTACCGCATCCGTGTCGACGACGTGATCACGCTGCCTTCTGCCGATAGCATCCTCAACAACTGCTATATCCTCGGTGAAACTCAGCAGTGCGATCAGTTCGAGCGCTCGTCCAATGGACAGGTCATCAACTTGTTGCAGGCCGTGGTCAACGAAGGTTTTATCGATGAACGCGGCACCGACCTGACCCTGAGCTATCTGTTCCCGGATACACCGGTCGGCAAATTCAAAGTCGATACCAGCGCCACCTACATCGATTCGCTGTATGAGCAGACGCAGGCGAACGGCCCCGTGGTGTCCTACAACGTGGGCACGTACGATCCGATTCTCGGCCCGGTATGGCGCTTCCGCGATACCACCAACATCAATTGGTCATATCGCGACTTCTCGGCGACATGGACTGTCCGTTACTTCTCCTCGCTGCAGGAATCCTGCGAACCGGATAACACGAACCTCGCCGAGTATTTCCCATGTACCGACCCCAACGGCAACGTGCAGGGTCAGCAAGCAGGTCTCTATCGTCAGGGCGGGCTGGCCTTCAACGATCTGCAGGTCAGTTGGCAGGCACCGTGGAAAGGACGCATCTCATTGGGCGCCACCGATGTCTTCAATCGTCGTGCGCCGCTCAGCTACACCGGTGCGGAAGCCGTGGTCGGCCCCTTGGGGCCCACTGGTACGGACGGTTTTACGCAGTTCCCATACAACCCCATCTACGACATCGGTCGCGTGATTTATCTGAAGTACGACCAGAAGTTGTTCTGA
- a CDS encoding TonB-dependent receptor plug domain-containing protein, with amino-acid sequence MKIQQHKIAHAIRMALLLGSYGLATVAAAQTASPNQQTSPAATSQSTTQSQSATPQNGTQPPANNKTVTLQGVTVTGSLIRSVDVETAQPVTELSHEALQQQGFVSVGSILANVPSVGSTGTSNQSALGDIVGQYASLRGLGAPRTLILVDGQRYTTDIFGQTDLSTLPSSLIDSVEILQDGASSIYGSDAIAGVINIHTKNVDGLYVDTYNSTYSPGNYGKQSQFSLTGGKKFSRGSFTFNITAQNINQIMSNQVWYSKYGFASPSSVPQYPQSQAGSDYGQIISGTNAATGAATVIPGQVISPITGGPLPMIVNMGGNGNNIADFHPDAAGIQYPSPYPGASFANDYGNQASEETLMPDNRLRSYFLKGDYKVTDNITAVFTGTYNTNNATSYIGGYPLSSNTPANGTNLAAALGLPAGSLGSAWFPTVSPNSYYNPLPGNSLNFSLPLADPNRVTVNNIKQYGFRTGLQGEFSLGENEFDWDAGYSDYKYIQDMGGGGNLNLVHLYYALGPSFMGSNGQVQCGTPGNVIAGCVPLNVFSGSGGLTPAESNYLNYNYFTHSWSEERQVQGNLSGDMFTLPNALGSGDATFAVGADHRDVSGGVTPDIYTQQGLNTNLQQGPGEGSYGINEAYAEINLPLLKDLPGAQLFDIDISHRLSHYTNFGTTNNNSYKISWKPVDDLLVRASYGTGFRAGSISNLYGGTMQSFTTYLDPCDTNFGAAATNALVEQRCLSGIGNLKGVGPGFTQLTTSGTPIQSNGGSTSTTPFLTGANPALKPETSTSYTFGFVYSPSWFTGFNVNVDYYRIRIDNVITLPSAESILNNCYVLGELNQCDQFQRNATNGQVFDLLQAVTNEGFVDQRGTDLGMTYNFPETPVGKFKIDTNATYINSLHEEATSGPGAQVVSYDVGTYDPTLGPVWRFRDTTNLNWSWNNFSATWTVRYYSSLRESCRTDDAAMQEYYPCPDPDGIVQNNNLGTGEYRQGGLAFNDLQVSWKAPWKGQISLGATDVFNRKAPLTYVGAENVVGPLGPTGTDGYSSYAYNPEYDIGRVIYLKYSQQLF; translated from the coding sequence TTGAAAATTCAGCAGCACAAGATCGCTCATGCGATACGCATGGCGTTGTTATTGGGAAGCTATGGGTTAGCGACCGTAGCCGCAGCACAGACTGCCAGCCCAAACCAACAAACATCCCCCGCAGCGACTTCGCAATCGACCACGCAGTCGCAATCGGCCACCCCGCAAAACGGCACACAGCCACCCGCGAACAATAAAACCGTAACCTTGCAAGGCGTCACGGTTACCGGTTCGTTGATTCGCAGTGTGGATGTGGAAACGGCACAGCCTGTCACCGAACTCTCGCACGAAGCGCTGCAACAGCAAGGCTTCGTCAGCGTCGGCTCCATTCTGGCGAACGTACCTTCCGTCGGTTCTACCGGCACCAGTAACCAGAGCGCGCTGGGCGATATCGTCGGTCAGTACGCCAGTCTTCGCGGCCTGGGCGCGCCGCGCACACTGATCCTGGTGGATGGTCAACGCTACACTACTGACATCTTCGGTCAGACCGACCTCAGCACGCTGCCCAGCTCGCTGATCGACAGCGTGGAAATTCTGCAGGACGGCGCTTCGTCGATTTACGGTTCCGACGCGATCGCGGGCGTGATCAACATCCACACCAAGAATGTAGATGGTCTCTACGTCGATACGTACAACAGCACGTATTCGCCGGGTAACTACGGCAAGCAAAGCCAGTTCAGTCTGACCGGCGGCAAGAAGTTCTCGCGTGGTTCGTTCACCTTCAACATCACCGCGCAGAACATCAACCAGATCATGTCCAACCAGGTCTGGTACAGCAAGTACGGTTTCGCCAGTCCTTCCTCTGTACCGCAGTATCCGCAAAGCCAGGCGGGATCGGATTACGGCCAGATCATCAGCGGCACCAATGCAGCCACCGGCGCGGCAACGGTCATTCCGGGGCAAGTCATTTCGCCGATCACTGGCGGACCGCTGCCGATGATCGTGAACATGGGCGGCAACGGCAACAACATCGCCGACTTCCATCCCGATGCGGCCGGCATTCAATACCCATCGCCCTATCCGGGTGCCAGCTTCGCCAACGATTACGGCAATCAGGCCAGTGAAGAAACGCTGATGCCGGACAACCGCCTGCGTTCGTATTTCCTGAAGGGTGATTACAAGGTCACCGATAACATCACGGCGGTGTTCACGGGCACCTACAACACCAATAATGCGACCAGCTACATTGGTGGTTACCCGCTCAGCTCGAACACTCCCGCCAATGGCACAAACCTGGCCGCTGCCCTGGGCCTGCCTGCTGGCAGCCTCGGTTCCGCCTGGTTCCCGACGGTGTCGCCCAACAGCTATTACAACCCGCTGCCCGGCAACAGCCTGAATTTTTCACTGCCGCTGGCAGATCCCAACCGCGTTACGGTCAACAACATCAAGCAGTACGGTTTCCGCACCGGCCTGCAGGGCGAGTTCTCGCTCGGCGAAAACGAGTTCGACTGGGATGCCGGCTATAGCGATTACAAGTACATCCAGGACATGGGCGGTGGCGGCAACTTGAACCTGGTGCATCTGTACTACGCCCTGGGGCCGTCCTTCATGGGCTCCAACGGTCAGGTGCAATGCGGCACACCGGGTAATGTGATTGCCGGTTGCGTACCCCTCAATGTGTTCTCAGGCTCGGGTGGCCTCACCCCTGCTGAGAGCAACTATCTCAACTACAACTACTTTACGCATTCCTGGAGCGAAGAGCGCCAGGTGCAGGGCAACTTGAGCGGCGACATGTTCACGCTGCCCAACGCGTTGGGCTCGGGCGATGCGACCTTCGCCGTGGGCGCCGATCATCGCGACGTCTCTGGTGGCGTGACGCCTGATATCTATACGCAGCAAGGTCTGAACACCAACCTGCAGCAGGGTCCGGGCGAAGGCTCGTATGGCATCAACGAAGCCTATGCCGAAATCAACTTGCCGCTGTTGAAGGACCTGCCGGGCGCGCAGTTGTTTGACATCGACATCTCGCACCGCTTGTCGCACTACACCAACTTCGGCACCACCAACAACAACTCGTACAAGATTTCGTGGAAACCGGTCGACGATTTGCTGGTTCGCGCCAGCTACGGCACCGGCTTCCGTGCAGGTTCGATTTCCAACCTGTACGGCGGCACGATGCAGAGCTTCACCACCTACCTCGATCCGTGTGACACGAACTTCGGCGCGGCTGCTACCAATGCACTCGTCGAGCAGCGCTGCCTGAGCGGCATCGGCAATCTGAAAGGTGTGGGCCCGGGCTTCACCCAGCTGACCACCTCCGGCACACCGATCCAATCCAACGGTGGTTCGACAAGCACAACGCCGTTCCTTACCGGTGCCAACCCGGCCCTGAAGCCGGAAACATCCACGAGCTATACCTTCGGCTTCGTGTACAGCCCGAGCTGGTTCACCGGCTTCAATGTGAATGTGGATTACTACCGCATCCGCATCGACAACGTCATCACGCTGCCGTCGGCCGAAAGCATCCTCAACAACTGCTACGTGCTGGGTGAACTCAACCAGTGCGACCAGTTCCAGCGCAATGCCACCAATGGCCAGGTTTTCGACCTGTTGCAGGCGGTGACCAACGAAGGTTTTGTGGATCAGCGCGGCACCGACCTGGGCATGACCTATAACTTCCCGGAAACTCCGGTGGGCAAGTTCAAGATCGATACCAACGCCACGTACATCAATTCGTTGCATGAGGAAGCGACCTCCGGCCCTGGTGCCCAGGTCGTCTCCTACGACGTGGGCACGTACGATCCGACGCTCGGCCCGGTCTGGCGCTTCCGCGACACCACCAACCTCAACTGGAGCTGGAACAACTTCAGCGCCACCTGGACAGTCCGCTACTACTCCTCGCTACGCGAGTCCTGCCGTACCGACGATGCGGCCATGCAGGAGTATTACCCCTGTCCTGACCCCGATGGCATCGTGCAGAACAACAACCTGGGTACCGGCGAGTACCGTCAGGGTGGCCTGGCCTTCAACGACCTGCAGGTCAGCTGGAAGGCACCGTGGAAG